The Lolium rigidum isolate FL_2022 chromosome 1, APGP_CSIRO_Lrig_0.1, whole genome shotgun sequence region GCCGTCTCCTCCCTCCAAGGTTCTATTGAggtcccccctcctcctcctcagctgctCGATCCCACCAAATGCTAACCGCCGGAGTGCAATCCTGAGCCCAATCCTGCTTGCCGCTCCTCCTCTCCGCCATCTCCACATGCGCGCCCCCACCTCCCCCGCCTATCCCTGCCATCGCGCCCCCGGTTCGCCCTATCAtgctcctcccctccctctccaGGGGAGCCCCGCCGCTCCCACCCCCACCACCAAAGGCTCGACTGGCTCAACCTCTTCGCGTTCCTCAGCTCCCCCGCGGACTCCTACCAGATCCCCTAGAGCGAGGAGCTAGATGCTGCGCGGGTGGAGGAGGAGCTGGAAGCACGGGTGGTGGAGGAGCTATAGAGAGTTGTGGAGTGGGGGCGGGCGAGGAGGGCGGAGCACCGGCTGCAGTGGCAGGTCAAGGTCGAGATGGAGGCCTAGGCGCGTGCCGTCGAGGAGTACCGCCTGCTCGAGCGGGAGATGCTCGAATGGAACCTCGCCCCCGCGCTGCCCTACATCAAGTCCCTCTTCCTCGGCTGGTTCGAGCCCCTCCAGGATGCCATCAAAGTGGAAAAAGTCATCAACCTTTAATGATGAAAGGAAAACACTTGTTCATGCGGTTATAACCAATATGAATTCTTTCATTATAATCGAACAATGAGAAGAAGACATAACATGGCAATGACTGTCAGGTGTATGCTCAAGAGCAATAGTGGTGCTTACCCAAACCCCTATATCCAAGGGGGTCAGCCTACACACATGTAAGGGCACATGAACAAGGGGTACGATAGAAGCATATGCTTTTGAAAACTATCACATGAATACACAAATATTAGCAAATTACTTTGGTTTTGTTTGGGAGGATTGGATTGGTTTCAAATGAATTGGAGAGAACCCGAGATCACAGAATTAGATAAACAATTTAAGCAGGTTTACACTTCTTATTTTCTAGAGATAAATCATTGGAAAATCAGGTGAACAACTCTATTATGTACTCTTACTACCCTTTGATATTATGAACCCTCTTGATATTAAATATAAAGCACATATATGTTGATGCTAGCTATTGACCGTCTCTCTTAACAAGAGAGAAGACGAGGTTCAAGGACAAACTACTAGTTGATACTttatacaacctagaattatcTACCGATTTCATATAAAACTTGATATTCTTGTACCCGAGAAATCTTTCTCGAGTTGTATGTAATATTCACACACTCTAGAGCATTCCCCAAGTTTTTATTATATTTAGTAATACTTTGCAAGAAGATACATAAAGcaatatgatgatacaagtttcCTTATATTCATAGTGGAATCCATTATAACGACATACATCCCAAAGATAATAGGAAAAAGTTTCTTTTCAACTATAGAGTTCATGTTTAGTGCCAAAAATGATTCGACAAATTTCTTAGCATGACTAACATGTACCTTATATAATTAGCGTGTAtgcattcctaatgaaaataaaattattattCAAGATAGTATGTCAATAAATGTATATCAAGACAAACTATATATATTTAGTGACAAAAGAATTAagaagaagtaaaattgtttagtATAAATGGATAGGCCCAGCGAGAATTTGATGACCAAGCGAAGCTCGACATGCAAATCAACAATTGCTAAGAGTTCCTTGATTAATTTTGTAAAGAAGGAGCATTCAATAAAGATACTGATTATAACAGGTCCATTGGATCTTTCTATAAGAAAAATGCAGCAACAAAAATTTATTTGTAGAAACAATTTATTTGTTTGGATACCAATGTGAcaatattttttgtttgtttgataaCATTTTGCAAATAAAAGAAATAACAAAAAAAGCAAAAGTTTTCACAGTATTCATTATTCAAAACGAACTCAAATAAAAATTACAGTATAAAATATATATACTTTCTTCAATATACTAAATTACGTCATATATTTTTAGTTAATGAATTTCACAGTGAAAGCCAAAATGACGAAAATGCGTTTCTTTCACTTCTAGGATGATTGATGATTTCTCCCGGTGGACTAGTAAGAACTCTAGAATGcggaatgatttttttttttggtacgAGTCGTGCTTGAGACGCTCTAATTACACGCCTAGTTTTATAAACAAGCTATCCATGTAGTCTATTCCATACCCTGCATGTGCGCAGAACATGGTGTCTACGAAATTTATGTCTTATAAACTGGGATACATTGAATCCCCAATTTGGCATAGCAGTACATGAAGCACAATGAGAACTAGGGTAGACAGATAGAAGATCATGTACTCCTTCTTCCCCTCTCTGAATCAGAGAATTAAGTTGGGATAGAGCTGTCCTAAACCGGCAGAAAACTTACCAAGAACAACACAGCCTTATCCATGGCCAGCCACACTCCTCCACGTTTATACAATTCGAGTCGCGAAGTTGGCACGCATCGCCGCCGTCGGACAAAATCGCGAGGCGATCCAACGGCCACGCGAGCACTCCCCGCCAGCGATATTtccccttcttccttccttccttaTCGTCTCCTCCCTCCCTCAAGTCCAAGGTTCTACCGAGGTTTCTCCCCCTCCTCAGCTGCTCCCACCAAACTCCGGCCGCCGGAGCGCAGCCCAACCCCGCGCATGCCGCTCCTCCTCTCCCCCATCTCCACCTGCGCGCCCCCGCCGCGGCcgcgcctgcgccgcctctccccgccgccgcccatgGTGGCCGTGGCGCCCCCGCCTCGCCCCGCCACGCTCCTCTCCATCGGCCCCCCGCCTCTCCCAGCCCCTCCCCCCGCCACCCTCGACTGGCTCGACCTCTTCGCGTTCCTCAGCTCCCCCGCCGCCCCCCACCAGATCCCCCACCCGGAGAcggaggcggagctggaggcgcgggTGGTGGAGGAACTGGAGCGGGTGGTGGAGCGCGGGCGGGCGAGTCTGGCGGAGCACCGGCGGCTGCGGCAGCGGCAGGTCAAGGCGGAGACGGAGGCCTGGGCGCGCGCCGCCGAGGAGTACCGCGCGCTCGAGCGCGAGATGCTCGACCGCAACCTCGCGCCCTCGCTGCCCTACGTCAAGTCGCTCTTCCTCGGCTGGTTCGAGCCGCTGCGGGACGCCGTCGCCAGGGACCAGGACCTGCAGCGACGCAAGCGGGTCAAGCACGTCTACGCCAAGTACCTGCTACTGCTACCCGCCGACAAGCTCGCCGTCATCGTCATGCACAGGATGATGGGGCTACTCATGTCCAGCAAGGACGGATGCGGCAGCGTCCGCGTCGTGCAGGCTGCGCACTCCATCGGCGAGGCCGTCGAGCGAGAGGTACTTCCTATGCTTAGGGTCAACCTAGACTGCTTTGATACTTCCTTTGAATTCACATATATCTCGTTGACAACAATGTAGGCTTAGTGATGTGTGATCTTAGTGTAATTATCAAGGTAGATGGACTGCGATGTTTTATGCCAGTCTGTACATCTCAATGGCAATAATTTGGCTTGAAATTGCCATGTCAAATCACAAGTTTGGCAATGCATGAATTCAACAAATCGGAGGACCTTATGCATTTGGTGAATGTGTTACGAGTTAGAATTTTTTATCTCCTAATTGTGTGGTGATGTGGTACCTGAATGAACTTATTTGGCCTACTTAATCTATTATTAAGATCCCGTAGTCATAGCGTGTGTTGATCATCAAGTGGACATGACACCGCAATGTTACTCCGTTTGGCGATAGGTTTCTGGCAGTGAATATGATGGTGGATTGCCAGATTGGAAATCATGTCTGTGATGTATAATATGTATGGATAAAGCTTGGGTTACGCATTCATCTTCCTTTAGCTTGAGCCTTAGCTATTCTTCTTGTGCACTAGATTTGTATATGTTTTGAAGGACTGTGGTTTGATCACGTTCCTTTAGCTTGAGCCTCAGCTATTCTTCTTGTGCACTAGATTTGTATATGTTTTGAAGGACTGTGGTTTGATCACGTTCATTAGGATAAACTCAATGCTATTCGTCACTTCTCCACTTCAGTTTTGATTGCGCAATGTTTCCTCTAGGGGGAGTTGATTTCTACGTGCGCTGAATATGCTAGTTTTTGTTCTGCAGTTCAAAGTCCAGGCTTTCTTTCAGAAGACTAGGAAAAAGTCCAGGAGCAAAAATGATCCAGCGTTAGACAAGGAGCAGGCCAAATGCCGGAAACTTGTTAAGAGTTTGGTGAGGAGGCGAAAATTGACTGAAGCGCAGAAGCTTGTGCAACAGGAAATTGAATTGGAGGAATGGGGCACAGAAGCCCAAGTGAAGGTTTGTTACTAGGACGGTGTACCTAAAACTATATATTTTTCTCTCGCATGTTTCGAGAACATGATCCTCCTTTTGTGACTGCAGTTAGGAACTCGCCTGATCGAATTGTTATTGGATTCAGCGTTCGTGCAGTCACCCGCTGACCAAACACCAGACAGTTCTCCCGATTTTCGACCTGCATTTAAGCATGTACTGCGGAAGCCTATTGTAGAAAATGGGTAGGGCCACACACTTCTGTCCACTGTTTTCTTTTGTTGTGTGCTGTGTATTCGCACTGACATGACCTTGTGTCCGTATCATGTGCTTGCTTATATTCGTTCGATGTTCTGACAGTTCTGTTCAAAGCGCAGGAGACTAAAGAAGAAGCACTTCGTGATAGAGTGTGATCCACTTGTGCATGAGGGGTTTGAAAGCACAGTAAGTTTGTTTTGCACTGCTATGCTGTTCTTTTCTTGCTGGATATAGATGCTTGACTTACCAAAAACAAACACTATACAATTCTTTCCCTTTCCCTTTTCttattatctaaattttctcTAGTGTTAAAAGATTGGGTTTTATCATACATTTACTTACAATGCTCTCGTCATTGCAgatttttttatttctgtttggGGTACTGTTTTTACCTGTTCAATAGAAATGCTTCTCAAGTTTTTGAAAGTTCAATTTTTTTTGCAGGCTAGACATGTGGAGATACCCTATCTTCCTATGTTGGTACCTCCTACAAAATGGAAGGGGTATGCTACAATGCTAGTGGTTCATGCATTTGTCCTTTTCAGTTAGTTATTATGTTGGGTATTCATTATTCAAGTTCATCAAGAATCAAATTAGCTATATACTTCCTCCATTTGGAAATAAGTGTctcagatttgtctagattcgcatTTATCTAGACGCGTTTAGAACTttagatacatgtgaatctagacaaatctgtaACACTTATttctgaacggagggagtatgttttatgtagatgacataagtAATTGCATCTTTTATCTGGTGATCATTTTCCAACCATTATTGTTTCAGCTATGATAAAGGTGGACACCTTTTTCTGCCTTCATATGTTATGCGGACACATGGTGCGAAGGACCAGAAGGAAGCCATTAAGAGAGTTCCAAGAAAACAGCTGCGAAAAGTATTTGAGGTGTGCTGGCCACCCATATTCGACACAGTCTATGTTTATATTTCTGAACATGTTTATGTTGAGATAGGGCCACATCATCAACTATTTCTACAAGTTCTCTCTTGCTATAATGAGTGTTAGTTTCGTAACAGCATGATTCAAACATTCATCATTCTCTTTATGATTATTTCATTGATGTTTATTTGTCTGTGCTTGCTTATTATTTATTGACTGAAAGCAGTCTGAACTATATAGTATTGTCATGTTGGCAGGCCTTAGATATCCTTGGGAGTACTAAATGGAGGGTGAATAGAAGAGTACATGATGTTGTTGAGACTATTTGGAGTCGTGGCGGGGGGATTGCAGGACTCGTTGATAAGGGAAATGTGAGTCAACTGCACATGGTTAATTAGGCATCGTGAATACTTTGCTCCTTTCAGTCTTTCATAATATGCGCTAGTGGCCACATGTGTTTTTAACTACTTGTTTGTGCTCTATAGATTCCTCTACCTGAACGACCTGAAACAGAGGACCCAGATGAAATCCAGAAGTGGAAGTGGAGTTTAAAGAAAACAAATAAAACTAACCGCGAACTGCATGCTGAGCGATGCGATACAGAACTAAAACTCTCTGTATGTATTATAAAGAGGCGTTCTTCTTACTTCGATACTGTGATCACATTTTCTAATATGTTATGGTATTACTGAAGCTATACATTTCTCCACCTTCCTGACTAGGTTGCTCGTAAAATGAGAGAGGAGGATGGCTTCTATTATCCTCATAATCTGGATTTTCGTGGTCGTGCATACCCTATGCATCCACATCTGAGTCACCTAAGTTCAGATCTATGCCGGGGTGTTCTAGAGTATGCTGAAGGGCGGCCACTCGGAAAATCTGGTTTGCGCTGGTTGAAGATACATTTGGCTAACAAATATGGTGGAGGCATAGAAAAGCTTTCTCATGAGAGCAAACTAGCGTTTGTGGAGAATCAATTGCCTGATATATTTGATTCAGCAGCAAATCCTGTTGATGGGAACCATTGGTGGATTAATGCCGAGGATCCTTTTCAATGTTTAGCTGCATGCATGGATCTTTCTGATGCCTTAAAAAGTTCATCACCTCATCGTGCTGTCTCTCACCTACCCATTCATCAGGTATTGCCTTAGTTGAGAATGAGGCACACCGCACACTTGTGCAGGTTTCAACATTACTTAAATCATCACCCGTATGTAGACAAATATAAGCTCTATATCCTAGTTGTAGGTGCATTCATTAATCGAGGTAAaagcttgatattatgtgtgtcaAGGGCATCAGTCAATGAGTCATGCTTTTGCTAGAGGAAGTGTCAACATATACACAATAAATTTCACTTTGAAAATTCAGTTAATCAAATGGGAGTATTTTTGTTGCTTTTATCTTATTATAAgtcaaatttgcctcttgatcaAATGATATAGCTCCCACAGGCAGCTTTTGTCACTATTACTGCTTTTAGTTTGGAGAGCACACCAACTTATTCTTGTTACTCCCTTTGTTCATTAATGTAAGACTTTTTAGCTTCTTTTGtaaatgcatgtatctagacacactTCGGTGTGTAGGTTCACTCGTTTTGGTATGTATCTAGTCCACTAAAATATCTAAAAGGTATTACATTAGTGAATGGAGGGAGCAGTTTTTAAGTATTTTGTAACTTCTAATCTGGCTGTGCTGGCTTTGGTATAAAGTCTATGCACATGCACAGCTGACAATGTTTATTTTTCTTACGTTTTAGAGGAAGGACATGTTTCTAATCTAAGTTTTGTCTCCTTATGCAGCTGGCAATGTTTATTTTTCTTACGTTTTTTAGGAAGGCTATATTCCAAATCTAAGTTATATGTCCTTGTGAAGCTTGTGTTTTGGGCATTGGGCATAGAGTCCTATTCCTCCCCCGTAAATCCATAAGCACTGAATCTAATAAGAAAAGTTGTAATTATGTTAAGCCTAGATGAGAATGGAACATTGTTTAACTATACGGAACAACGGGAACTTCTCAACATAGTAATTGTATGGTGCTCTAGTATTTAGTTATGGAAGGAATTGATTTGACATATCTGTGCCCAACCAGCATTACTAATTGTTGGTCACATTTTCATCTATCAGGATGGTTCATGCAATGGCTTACAGCACTATGCCGCTCTTGGAAGAGACTACGTAAGTTTTTCTCTATGGTAAAATAGAACTGGTGGTGCTTATATGTAATTCTGTGGTCAAGTGTACAGTCAATATTTTCTATCTCAACATAAATTTCTTACTGCCTGCAATTTATCAGTAACTGACGAGGTCACAAAACATCCTTGTTTGTTTGCATGCTTTTTGCATGAGATTCTGCACTGGAACTATCCATATAT contains the following coding sequences:
- the LOC124701320 gene encoding DNA-directed RNA polymerase 3B, chloroplastic-like; this translates as MPLLLSPISTCAPPPRPRLRRLSPPPPMVAVAPPPRPATLLSIGPPPLPAPPPATLDWLDLFAFLSSPAAPHQIPHPETEAELEARVVEELERVVERGRASLAEHRRLRQRQVKAETEAWARAAEEYRALEREMLDRNLAPSLPYVKSLFLGWFEPLRDAVARDQDLQRRKRVKHVYAKYLLLLPADKLAVIVMHRMMGLLMSSKDGCGSVRVVQAAHSIGEAVEREFKVQAFFQKTRKKSRSKNDPALDKEQAKCRKLVKSLVRRRKLTEAQKLVQQEIELEEWGTEAQVKLGTRLIELLLDSAFVQSPADQTPDSSPDFRPAFKHVLRKPIVENGRLKKKHFVIECDPLVHEGFESTARHVEIPYLPMLVPPTKWKGYDKGGHLFLPSYVMRTHGAKDQKEAIKRVPRKQLRKVFEALDILGSTKWRVNRRVHDVVETIWSRGGGIAGLVDKGNIPLPERPETEDPDEIQKWKWSLKKTNKTNRELHAERCDTELKLSVARKMREEDGFYYPHNLDFRGRAYPMHPHLSHLSSDLCRGVLEYAEGRPLGKSGLRWLKIHLANKYGGGIEKLSHESKLAFVENQLPDIFDSAANPVDGNHWWINAEDPFQCLAACMDLSDALKSSSPHRAVSHLPIHQDGSCNGLQHYAALGRDYMGAAAVNLVPGAKPADIYSEIAARVLDVVREDSMKDPATDPNVPLAKVLVDQVDRKLVKQTVMTSVYGVTFIGARQQIMKRLQEKGHITDDKLLYDVSCYATRVTLDALGQMFQSARGIMAWLGDCAKMIASKNQPVRWTSAVGLPVVQPYKKYKNYMIRTSLQCLALRKEGDAIAVQRQKAAFPPNFVHSLDSSHMMMTAIACKEAGLHFAGVHDSFWVHACDVDKMNQILREQFVELYSMPILENLLEEFQTLFPTVQFPPCPPQGNFNVREVLTSTYFFN